One Coffea arabica cultivar ET-39 chromosome 5e, Coffea Arabica ET-39 HiFi, whole genome shotgun sequence DNA segment encodes these proteins:
- the LOC113688241 gene encoding uncharacterized protein, with the protein MGGKLLQFYNLSQTCRIRCLPVKPISFRMYSQLSKQGQKENGSKKKPDHHRDGRPAERAASTAEEFRRVAEEKARQGTTSQTVEKEADAFQETMAGDTSFETVKESFKKPPGRGNIHKTGDESDPVEK; encoded by the exons ATGGGAGGCAAACTTCTGCAATTCTATAACTTGTCACAGACTTGCCGAATCAGATGTCTACCTGTCAAACCCATTAGCTTCAGG ATGTATAGCCAACTTAGCAAGCAGGGACAGAAAGAAAATGGTTCAAAAAAGAAACCAGACCACCACCGAGATGGCCGTCCAGCGGAGAGAGCAGCTTCGACGGCTGAAGAGTTCAGACGAGTGGCGGAAGAAAAAGCTCGCCAGGGAACAACTAGTCAGACCGTAGAAAAGGAAGCTGATGCGTTTCAAGAAACCATGGCTGGTGACACCAGTTTTGAAACTGTGAAAGAAAGTTTCAAGAAGCCTCCTGGTAGGGGAAACATCCACAAGACGGGTGATGAGAGTGATCCCGTGGAGAAATAA
- the LOC113688167 gene encoding uncharacterized protein, with translation MSAFKAFKACVPIEWSDKLYITLVRGMPGTRELHRRTLEALRLRKCNRTVVRKNTPTVRGMLQQVKRLVAIETKEMHEARKRRDANHRALRAPLVISHHPAPKTESFQLS, from the exons ATGAGCGCTTTCAAGGCTTTTAAAGCTTGCGTGCCAATTGAATGGAGTGATAAGCTCTACATAACCCTTGTTAGGGGTATGCCTGGAACCAGGGAGCTCCATAGGCGGACATTAGAGGCGCTGCGCCTTCGCAAATGCAACCGCACAGTTGTGCGAAAAAATACTCCTACAGTTCGTGGAATGCTTCAGCAG GTAAAACGATTGGTTGCAATTGAGACAAAGGAAATGCACGAGGCTCGGAAACGAAGAGACGCTAATCACAGAGCTCTGCGAGCACCGTTGGTTATTAGTCATCATCCAGCCCCAAAGACTGAATCCTTTCAGTTATCTTAG
- the LOC113688166 gene encoding endoglucanase 11 → MEEERKCKAPRRQWAAALVSIFAFFHLLPFSESSNLSRYREALSKSLLYFEAQRSGHLPYNQRVPWRHHSGLTDGLEQGADLVGGYYDAGDNVKFGLPMAFTITMLSWSVLQYGEEIAAAGEYRHALEAIKWGTDYFIKAHSQPHVLWVQVGDGDTDHYCWQRPEDMTTSRRAHKIDEDHPGSDVAGETAAAMAAASIAFRRTNPRYSHLLLDHAQQLFEFGDKYRGKYDSSVGAAKGYYPSVSGYMDELLWGALWLYKATDRADYLNYAIGKAQFFGGITWAMQEFSWDVKYAGVQVIAAMLGMKKKHEEHSQILQEYRFKAEYYICACLNKNNITNIHRTPGGLLYIRQWNNMQYVSSATFLLMAYSDHLRAANQKLNCHGGVLVGPDDVSSFAKSQVDYILGSNPMAISYLVGYGSRYPQRVHHRGASMESYRNNEGFIGCTQGYDNWYGRQESNPNVLVGALVGGPDIKDQFRDGRENYVQTEACTYNTAPLVGVFANLHALEQKNTSHVFDPPLIASS, encoded by the exons ATGgaggaagaaaggaaatgcAAAGCTCCCAGGAGGCAATGGGCTGCCGCTCTAGTCTCCATCTTTGCCTTCTTCCACCTCCTCCCTTTCTCTGAATCTTCAAACCTTTCCCGTTACAGAGAAGCTCTTTCAAAAAGCCTCCTTTATTTCGAAGCGCAACGTTCCGGTCACTTGCCTTACAATCAGAGAGTCCCTTGGCGACACCATTCTGGCCTCACCGACGGTTTGGAACAAGGG gcggACTTGGTAGGAGGTTACTATGATGCAGGGGACAACGTTAAGTTTGGTTTGCCAATGGCCTTTACCATTACGATGCTTTCCTGGAGCGTCCTACAATACGGGGAAGAGATTGCGGCCGCGGGCGAGTATCGCCACGCGCTTGAAGCAATCAAATGGGGGACTGACTATTTCATCAAAGCACATTCTCAGCCTCATGTCTTGTGGGTTCAG GTGGGTGACGGGGACACGGATCACTACTGTTGGCAAAGACCGGAGGACATGACGACGTCCCGAAGAGCTCACAAGATTGACGAGGATCATCCGGGTTCGGACGTCGCCGGAGAAACGGCGGCTGCAATGGCGGCAGCATCCATTGCGTTCAGGAGAACCAATCCTCGTTACTCCCACCTTCTCTTGGATCATGCGCAACAA TTGTTTGAGTTTGGTGACAAGTATAGAGGGAAATACGATAGCAGCGTAGGAGCGGCGAAGGGGTACTATCCGTCGGTGAGTGGTTACATGGATGAGTTGTTGTGGGGAGCATTGTGGCTGTATAAGGCCACCGACAGGGCAGATTATTTGAATTATGCAATTGGAAAGGCTCAATTTTTCGGTGGGATCACTTGGGCCATGCAAGAATTCAGCTGGGATGTCAAGTATGCTGGTGTCCAGGTTATTGCTGCCATG CTGGGAATGAAAAAAAAGCACGAAGAACACAGTCAGATTCTCCAAGAATACCGCTTCAAAGCAGAATACTACATCTGTGCCTGCCTGAACAAGAACAATATAACCAATATACATCGCACCCCAGGTGGTCTCCTCTACATCCGCCAATGGAACAACATGCAGTATGTTTCATCTGCAACATTTTTGCTTATGGCCTACTCTGATCATCTCCGAGCTGCCAATCAAAAGCTCAATTGCCACGGAGGAGTCTTAGTGGGTCCAGATGATGTATCATCCTTCGCGAAATCACAGGTTGATTACATCCTAGGCTCTAATCCGATGGCCATCAGCTACTTGGTTGGCTACGGTTCAAGGTACCCCCAGAGGGTGCATCACAGAGGTGCATCCATGGAGTCTTATCGGAATAACGAGGGATTTATCGGATGCACACAAGGTTATGATAACTGGTATGGACGCCAGGAATCAAATCCTAATGTCCTGGTGGGAGCACTGGTAGGTGGACCAGATATTAAGGACCAATTTAGAGATGGTAGGGAAAATTATGTGCAGACAGAAGCCTGCACTTATAATACTGCGCCTCTTGTTGGAGTTTTTGCTAACCTGCATGCATTAGAACAGAAGAATACTAGTCACGTTTTTGATCCTCCGTTAATTGCTTCAAGCTAG